A single window of Agromyces aureus DNA harbors:
- a CDS encoding ATP-dependent Clp protease ATP-binding subunit, whose amino-acid sequence MFERFTDRARRVVVLAQEEAKMLNHNYIGTEHILLGLIHEGEGVAAKALESLGISLDAVREQVQDIIGQGQQQPTGHIPFTPRAKKVLELSLREALQLGHNYIGTEHILLGLIREGEGVAAQVLVKLGADLNRVRQQVIQLLSGYQGKEQVQVGANDQQQPQGGSQILDQFGRNLTQAARESKLDPVIGREKEIERVMQILSRRSKNNPVLIGEPGVGKTAVVEGLAQAIVKNEVPETLKDKQLYSLDLGSLIAGSRYRGDFEERLKKVTKEIRTRGDIIVFIDEIHTLVGAGAAEGAIDAASILKPLLARGELQTIGATTLDEYRKHFEKDAALERRFQPIQVQEPSLPHTINILKGLRDRYEAHHKVSITDGAIVSAANLADRYISDRFLPDKAIDLIDEAGARLRLSILSSPPELREFDEKIAVVRAAKETAIEEQDFEKAASLRDEEKNLLGERLRLEKQWKAGDVKTSAVVDEGLIAEVLAQATGIPVFKLTEEESSRLVFMEKALHERVIGQEEAISALSKTIRRTRAGLKDPHRPSGSFIFAGPTGVGKTELAKALAEFLFDDEAAMISLDMSEYGEKHTVSRLFGAPPGFVGFEEGGQLTEKVRRKPFSVVLFDEIEKAHPDIFNSLLQILEEGRLTDGQGRVVDFKNTVIIMTTNLGTKDISSGPVGFALEGDPRTGYDLMRGKVKEELKKHFKPEFLNRVDEIIVFPQLSKPELLQIVDLFLKRLGDRMLDRDMTVDLTVPAKERLIELGYDPALGARPLRRAVQREIEDALSEKILHGELNAGDHVHVDFEGGQFVFTTTQRALPVGVGVNTGAAIGTGPATPDLAVTSD is encoded by the coding sequence ATGTTCGAGAGATTCACCGACCGAGCCCGTCGTGTCGTCGTCCTGGCCCAAGAAGAGGCCAAGATGCTCAACCACAACTACATCGGCACCGAGCACATCCTGCTCGGGCTCATCCACGAGGGTGAAGGCGTCGCCGCCAAGGCGCTCGAGTCGCTCGGCATCTCGCTCGACGCGGTGCGCGAGCAGGTGCAGGACATCATCGGCCAGGGCCAGCAGCAGCCGACGGGGCACATCCCGTTCACGCCGCGCGCCAAGAAGGTGCTCGAGCTGTCGCTCCGCGAGGCCCTGCAGCTCGGCCACAACTACATCGGCACCGAGCACATCCTGCTCGGCCTGATCCGCGAGGGCGAGGGCGTCGCAGCCCAGGTGCTCGTGAAGCTCGGGGCCGACCTCAACCGCGTGCGCCAGCAGGTCATCCAGCTGCTCTCGGGCTACCAGGGCAAGGAGCAGGTGCAGGTCGGCGCGAACGACCAGCAGCAGCCGCAGGGTGGATCGCAGATCCTCGACCAGTTCGGCCGCAACCTCACGCAGGCGGCTCGCGAGTCCAAGCTCGACCCCGTGATCGGGCGCGAGAAGGAGATCGAGCGCGTCATGCAGATCCTGTCGCGCCGCTCCAAGAACAACCCCGTGCTCATCGGCGAACCCGGCGTCGGCAAGACCGCCGTCGTCGAGGGCCTCGCGCAGGCCATCGTGAAGAACGAGGTCCCCGAGACGCTGAAGGACAAGCAGCTCTACTCGCTCGACCTCGGCTCGCTCATCGCCGGCAGCCGTTACCGCGGCGACTTCGAGGAGCGCCTGAAGAAGGTCACGAAAGAGATCCGCACGCGCGGCGACATCATCGTCTTCATCGACGAGATCCACACCCTCGTGGGTGCAGGTGCCGCCGAGGGCGCGATCGACGCGGCCTCGATCCTGAAGCCGCTCCTCGCGCGCGGCGAGCTGCAGACCATCGGCGCCACCACGCTCGACGAGTACCGCAAGCACTTCGAGAAGGATGCCGCCCTCGAGCGCCGCTTCCAGCCGATCCAGGTGCAGGAGCCCTCGCTTCCCCACACGATCAACATCCTCAAGGGGCTCCGCGACCGCTACGAGGCGCACCACAAGGTCTCCATCACCGACGGCGCCATCGTCTCCGCGGCGAACCTGGCCGACCGCTACATCAGCGACCGCTTCCTGCCCGACAAGGCCATCGACCTGATCGACGAGGCCGGCGCCCGCCTGCGCCTGTCGATCCTCTCGTCGCCCCCCGAGCTGCGCGAGTTCGACGAGAAGATCGCCGTCGTCCGCGCCGCGAAGGAGACGGCCATCGAGGAGCAGGACTTCGAGAAGGCCGCCTCGCTCCGCGACGAGGAGAAGAACCTCCTCGGCGAGCGTCTGCGCCTCGAGAAGCAGTGGAAGGCCGGCGACGTCAAGACCAGCGCGGTCGTCGATGAGGGCCTCATCGCCGAAGTGCTGGCGCAGGCCACCGGCATCCCCGTCTTCAAGCTCACCGAAGAGGAGTCCTCGCGACTCGTCTTCATGGAGAAGGCGCTGCACGAGCGCGTCATCGGCCAGGAGGAGGCGATCTCCGCCCTGTCGAAGACGATCCGCCGCACCCGCGCCGGCCTGAAGGACCCGCACCGCCCGTCGGGCTCGTTCATCTTCGCCGGCCCCACCGGCGTCGGCAAGACCGAGCTCGCCAAGGCGCTCGCGGAGTTCCTCTTCGACGACGAGGCCGCGATGATCTCGCTCGACATGTCGGAGTACGGCGAGAAGCACACCGTCTCGCGACTGTTCGGCGCCCCTCCCGGGTTCGTCGGCTTCGAAGAGGGCGGCCAGCTCACCGAGAAGGTTCGTCGCAAGCCCTTCAGCGTCGTGCTCTTCGACGAGATCGAGAAGGCGCACCCCGACATCTTCAACTCGCTCCTGCAGATCCTCGAAGAGGGTCGTCTGACCGACGGTCAGGGGCGCGTGGTCGACTTCAAGAACACCGTCATCATCATGACGACGAACCTCGGCACGAAGGACATCTCGAGCGGGCCTGTCGGCTTCGCGCTCGAGGGCGATCCCCGCACCGGCTACGACCTCATGCGCGGCAAGGTGAAGGAGGAGCTGAAGAAGCACTTCAAGCCCGAGTTCCTGAACCGCGTCGACGAGATCATCGTGTTCCCGCAGTTGTCCAAGCCCGAACTGCTGCAGATCGTCGACCTGTTCCTGAAGCGTCTCGGCGACCGCATGCTCGATCGCGACATGACGGTGGATCTCACGGTTCCGGCCAAGGAGCGCCTCATCGAACTCGGCTACGACCCGGCCCTGGGCGCACGCCCGCTGCGCCGTGCCGTGCAGCGCGAGATCGAAGACGCCCTGTCCGAGAAGATCCTGCACGGCGAGCTCAACGCGGGCGACCACGTGCACGTGGACTTCGAGGGCGGCCAGTTCGTGTTCACGACGACCCAGCGGGCGCTGCCCGTCGGCGTCGGCGTCAACACCGGCGCGGCCATCGGCACCGGGCCGGCGACGCCCGACCTCGCGGTCACGTCGGACTAG
- a CDS encoding helix-turn-helix domain-containing protein, giving the protein MPPAEPDEASDVHCRLDELLQARGMTLARLSELVGVSVVNLSVLKNDRARAIRFSTLQAICEALDCEIGELLVRRPRPAT; this is encoded by the coding sequence ATGCCGCCCGCCGAACCCGACGAGGCATCCGATGTGCACTGCCGCCTCGACGAACTGCTCCAGGCGCGCGGAATGACGCTCGCGAGGCTCAGCGAGCTCGTCGGCGTCTCGGTCGTGAACCTCAGCGTGCTGAAGAACGACCGGGCGCGAGCCATCCGCTTCTCGACCCTCCAGGCGATCTGCGAAGCCCTCGACTGCGAGATCGGCGAACTGCTCGTTCGCCGCCCGCGACCGGCTACTTGA
- a CDS encoding pirin family protein: MSNLERDPVELVCPPEPSGAALIAVLQPREVPLGGPRAMNVRRTLPQRGRTTIGAWCFVDHYGPDEVATSGGMVVPPHPHTGLQTVSWLFEGEIEHHDSTGSAEFVRPGAVNLMTAGRGIAHSEVSTPDTSRLHGVQLWVALPDAARTVAPFFEHAETEPVEVDDAVVRVFAGSLPGIDAETSVTVFSPLVGAQIELPAGGEAWIELDPAFEHGLLVDRGPVTATIAALESEHDDASPDADPLAVAGHTSHLAQHELGYVAVGHEGVRIRAGGHESARVVLIGGVPFGEEIVMWWNFIGRTHDEIAEFRRAWQSDVIARGDADGRFGTVDGFDGDALPAPELPTVRLKPRA, translated from the coding sequence ATGAGCAATCTCGAGCGTGACCCCGTCGAGCTCGTGTGCCCGCCCGAGCCGTCGGGTGCCGCGCTGATCGCGGTGCTCCAGCCGCGCGAGGTGCCGCTCGGCGGTCCGCGCGCCATGAACGTGCGCCGCACCCTCCCCCAGCGCGGCCGCACGACGATCGGCGCGTGGTGCTTCGTCGACCACTACGGCCCCGACGAGGTCGCGACCTCCGGCGGCATGGTCGTGCCCCCGCATCCGCACACGGGGCTGCAGACCGTGAGCTGGCTCTTCGAGGGCGAGATCGAGCACCACGACAGCACGGGCAGCGCCGAGTTCGTGCGACCGGGCGCCGTGAACCTCATGACTGCCGGGCGAGGCATCGCGCACTCCGAGGTGTCCACGCCCGACACCTCTCGGCTCCACGGGGTGCAGCTCTGGGTCGCGCTCCCGGATGCCGCGCGCACCGTCGCTCCGTTCTTCGAGCATGCCGAGACCGAGCCCGTCGAGGTCGACGACGCCGTCGTCCGCGTGTTCGCCGGATCGCTGCCCGGCATCGACGCCGAGACCTCGGTCACCGTGTTCTCGCCGCTCGTCGGTGCGCAGATCGAACTGCCCGCCGGCGGGGAGGCCTGGATCGAGCTCGACCCCGCCTTCGAGCACGGCCTGCTCGTCGACCGGGGTCCGGTCACCGCGACGATCGCCGCGCTCGAGAGCGAGCACGACGATGCCTCGCCCGATGCCGATCCGCTCGCCGTCGCCGGTCACACGTCGCACCTCGCGCAGCACGAGCTCGGGTACGTCGCGGTCGGGCACGAGGGTGTGCGAATCCGTGCCGGAGGGCACGAGTCCGCCAGGGTCGTGCTGATCGGAGGGGTGCCGTTCGGCGAGGAGATCGTGATGTGGTGGAACTTCATCGGTCGCACGCACGACGAGATCGCCGAGTTCCGGCGTGCGTGGCAGTCCGACGTCATC